The following coding sequences are from one Microtus pennsylvanicus isolate mMicPen1 chromosome 1, mMicPen1.hap1, whole genome shotgun sequence window:
- the Rbm11 gene encoding splicing regulator RBM11 isoform X1, with the protein MFPAQEEADRTVFVGNLEARVREEILYELFLQAGPLTKVTLCKDRDGKPKSFGFVCFKHPESVSYAIALLNGIRLYGRPINVQYRFGSSRSSEPASQSFESCVKINSHSFRNEEMVGRSSFPTQFFPIANTALPQEYFYFQKMPWHTHSPMMQPPFYDMTASLPSNTSGSCSLNYTTDLEAGPCSYEWTHQQPSEPDLYHRGQRKRQRQASDSGSSSEDQRGNEGGQKCRKCKKKKKY; encoded by the exons ATGTTCCCGGCTCAGGAGGAGGCTGACAGGACCGTGTTTGTGGGCAATTTAGAGGCCCGAGTACGGGAAGAGATTCTTTACGAGCTGTTCCTTCAG GCTGGACCACTAACCAAAGTAACTCTTTGCAAAGACAGAGATGGGAAGCCAAAGTCCTTTGGCTTCGTCTGCTTCAAACATCCTGAATCTGTGTCTTATGCCATAGCTTTGCTGAATGGAATTCGTTTGTATGGAAGGCCAATTAATGTGCAATATCGATTTG GCAGTTCTCGCTCTTCTGAACCAGCTAGCCAAAGTTTTGAGAGCTGTGTTAAGATAAATTCACACAGCTTCAG GAATGAAGAAATGGTGGGCAGATCTTCATTTCCCACGCAGTTTTTCCCAATTGCAAACACTGCTTTACctcaagaatatttttattttcagaaaatg CcctggcacacacacagtccaatGATGCAGCCTCCTTTCTACGACATGACAGCTTCACTTCCCAGCAATACATCTGGGTCCTGCTCCTTAAACTACACCACAGACCTTGAGGCTGGACCCTGCTCCTATGAATGGACTCACCAACAGCCAAGTGAGCCTGATCTTTATCATAGGGGCCAACgaaagaggcaaaggcaagccAGTGACTCTGGCAGTAgttcagaagaccagagagggaaTGAAGGTGGCCAAAAATGCCGGAAatgcaagaagaagaagaaatactaG
- the Rbm11 gene encoding splicing regulator RBM11 isoform X2, whose amino-acid sequence MVGRSSFPTQFFPIANTALPQEYFYFQKMPWHTHSPMMQPPFYDMTASLPSNTSGSCSLNYTTDLEAGPCSYEWTHQQPSEPDLYHRGQRKRQRQASDSGSSSEDQRGNEGGQKCRKCKKKKKY is encoded by the exons ATGGTGGGCAGATCTTCATTTCCCACGCAGTTTTTCCCAATTGCAAACACTGCTTTACctcaagaatatttttattttcagaaaatg CcctggcacacacacagtccaatGATGCAGCCTCCTTTCTACGACATGACAGCTTCACTTCCCAGCAATACATCTGGGTCCTGCTCCTTAAACTACACCACAGACCTTGAGGCTGGACCCTGCTCCTATGAATGGACTCACCAACAGCCAAGTGAGCCTGATCTTTATCATAGGGGCCAACgaaagaggcaaaggcaagccAGTGACTCTGGCAGTAgttcagaagaccagagagggaaTGAAGGTGGCCAAAAATGCCGGAAatgcaagaagaagaagaaatactaG